The following are encoded together in the Juglans microcarpa x Juglans regia isolate MS1-56 chromosome 2D, Jm3101_v1.0, whole genome shotgun sequence genome:
- the LOC121250425 gene encoding lanC-like protein GCL2, translating to MGDRFFPNLMPDFIAESTTETQEQEEPVVSTAIHDSLTKLLSMPYHSLTERFKRTALDLKETILLETWGMTGQHMQDFTLYCGTLGTAFLLFKAYLVTNNKNDLALCAQIVKACDSASFHSRDVTFLCGRAGVCALGAVVAKHAGDEQLLNDYLAQFREIKLPRDLPDELLYGRAGYLWACSFINKHIGAGTIPSAYTGAVVNEIIKNGRALAKRGRCPLMFEWYGEKYWGAAHGLAGIMHVLMDMDLKPDEIEDVKETLRYMINNRFPSGNYLVSEGDRNRDVLVHWCHGAPGVALTLVKAAKVFGDDEFLKAAADAAELVWNRGLLKRVGICHGISGNAYVFLSLYQLTGNVEFLYRAKAFSCFLLDRAHKLIAEGEMHGGDNPYSLFEGTGGMAYLFLDLIDPSQAKFPAYDL from the exons ATGGGCGACCGCTTCTTCCCAAATCTGATGCCAGACTTCATAGCAGAATCAACAACTGAAACCCAAGAACAAGAAGAGCCAGTTGTCAGTACTGCAATCCATGACTCTCTAACGAAGCTTCTCTCCATGCCCTACCATTCTCTCACTGAGCGCTTTAAACGCACCGCTTTGGACCTCAAAGAAACT ATTTTGTTGGAGACGTGGGGAATGACTGGGCAACACATGCAAGACTTTACGCTGTATTGTGGAACTCTTGGGActgcttttcttcttttcaaagcCTACCTAGTCACTAACAACAAGAATGATCTTGCTCTCTGCGCTCAGATTGTTAAGGCTTGTGACTCTGCTTCTTTCCACTCTAG AGATGTGACTTTTCTATGTGGGCGAGCTGGTGTATGCGCACTTGGGGCAGTGGTGGCAAAGCACGCTGGTGATGAGCAGCTGCTTAATGACTATTTGGCTCAATTTAGAGAG ATTAAGCTGCCAAGAGATCTACCTGATGAGTTGTTATATGGGAGAGCTGGGTACTTATGGGCATGCTCGTTCATAAACAAACATATTGGTGCGGGGACAATTCCTTCTGCATACACT GGTGCAGTTGTGAATGAAATCATCAAGAATGGAAGAGCATTGGCTAAGAGAGGAAGATGCCCCTTGATGTTTGAATGGTATGGAGAAAAGTATTGGGGTGCTGCACATGGATTAGCTGGGATAATGCATGTTTTGATGGACATGGATTTGAAACCAGATGAGATTGAGGATGTAAAGGAGACTCTTAGGTACATGATTAATAATCGCTTCCCCAGTGGCAACTACCTCGTTAGTGAAGGGGATAGAAACAGAGATGTTCTTGTGCATTGGTGTCATGGAGCTCCTGGAGTTGCCCTCACGCTTGTCAAAGCAGCCAAG GTTTTTGGAGATGATGAATTTCTGAAAGCAGCTGCAGATGCAGCAGAGTTAGTGTGGAATCGCGGGCTGCTCAAGCGAGTTGGGATTTGTCATGGCATTAGTGGGAATGCATATGTGTTCCTCTCACTTTACCAACTTACAGGCAATGTTGAGTTCTTATACAGGGCTAAAGCTTTTTCTTGCTTTCTACTCGACAGAGCCCACAAACTCATTGCAGAGGGAGAGATGCATGGAGGTGATAACCCCTACTCATTGTTTGAAGGGACTGGAGGCATGGCTTATCTTTTTCTTGACTTGATCGATCCCTCTCAGGCTAAATTTCCAGCTTATgatctctaa